Genomic DNA from Lactuca sativa cultivar Salinas chromosome 8, Lsat_Salinas_v11, whole genome shotgun sequence:
TACTCTGAACCTAAAAGTAACCATTAGGACAATgaaccaaatgttttaaaatcacTAGGATCTTCATGCAAGAGTGtaccaaagataaagaaataaaataagttttttaaGGGATTCTAGTGATTTCATTAAATACATAAAGCAGATGGATCCTGGGTAACGATCTCTTCCTTCGCAGTCAAGAGAGAATTTTAAAGTGCTTGTGtagtcccgttgaattacgatcatctgTTTGTGGAGAAAcagtgaaaggcttcttttaataaggcgaAAGGGGTGGCTTCTTCTTCAACTAAGTCTGAAACTCAATATAAGTCCAAACGTTTGTATGAAGTACTTGTCTGACCAATGTAGCCATAAGaacaagtatgctttggaaaatttttGAGTGGTTGGATAAtatagaaatctcaagaaaaataaaaatttgatctTATGTGAAGAAAAGTCTAAGGTCTAGAATATTTCAttaagatctcgcaaaaataaaaaaagatttcAAGGTACGAACCACGAAAGTGGAGTTTCGCTAATTCCATGGTGATTAGTCTAGAACATTTAAATTGTTCGCCGTCAATTCGTAAAtatgatcataaacacagaaattgtgcaaccataaacctcagtggtactttctgagagtctcaagggttacgagtGTGGAAACGAATGTGATCGAGAAATATTAGAGATGGTTCCGAAGagaaatgtacctctgctatacgaAAGTGAAAAAATagtcaactcttaactcaatgtgagaagagtaaggtagctcaatgaCTTGTGTAAATATCAGTctgattgggaagaaatgatTGGTATTATCAATTCATTATGACTTCAAACATagagtcactactagaaaaacaggcttttacgacgcgcaatttatGATACGCAttgatttatgatacgcaaaagtgggtaacctaaaaataatgtcaactttttaaaaattttaaggatttcagacgcgcatttttgcgtaccctaaaattagtgtcaaaaAAAACAAGGAGGGCGCTTATTATAAAATGTGCGTCATCTAGacatgtcgttttatattttttaatgaaacgcgGGTTGTTTAGTTGTTAGCGGGAAAAGaaaacccaaaaattagaaaagcccgctTTCCCTTCCCTCTTTCCCTCTTTTCCCTAAGCACTTTTTGACGCATCGTTCTTTATCCCCACAATCGACGATACATCTTTCCCCTCCCCACATCGACCGCCAACTACTCCCCTCGCACTCCGGCCACCGCTATGTGCTCTTTCATCGTCGTCGACCCTCCGCCATCGTTAACGTCGAGACGAGCAGTGGTAGAGAAGATGTCAGAGAGTCCTCTAGTGCCAGGGTTCTCACTGGCGGCTTATCCGGAGATAATGAGAGCAGCGTAGCAAACCAAATTTCAGGGGCAAATTTTTCAatccgattttagggtttattccCACTCATCATTCCATCGCATCCTCTTTCAATTTCTTAGTGTAATATCTCTCACAACACAAAGATAACGATGCATGAACTGAAACGCTGACTTCTTCATCGTGGAAGTACTCCGTCTTCATTCTGCTATGGTACGTCGGTAATCCGTCACCTTCCAAGCAAGATTTCGCATTCTCCATTCAAAGTCGGTGCTAGGGTGAGCTCGATGGAGCTGCTTCTTCGTAATCCCACTGACACCCACTTCATCTGTTAAGGTTCCTTCTTCGCCGACCTTATCTGATTCTCCGTAATCCCTCCAACACTCCTCGACATCTACGATGGTTAGTACTTCTCGACTCGGTCCTGGTCTTATTCTTTGCTAGTATGCTTCTTTTCTTCCCCTATTTACTATTAGGATATATTTGATTTGTGGTCAATGTTCTTATTGATCAAAATTGTTTGTCTCAAAGAATTGATCAaagttttgaaaaagaaaatgattCCAGTCAGCAATAGAGATGATATAAAAGGTAAATTTCTTTTCATTTTAGTGTTTTCTTCCATGAGATTCTCTAAACTCTAAAGATTCTTTTCTTCCTGTTCACAGCCATAACTTCCATCTCTACTGGAAATAATGAATTTATTGGAAATTAATTGTTGAAGCCATTGATAAAATCGGTCATGATGGAATAATTTCTATTGAATCTTCTTCATCAAGTGAAACTTTTGTGATTGTTGAAGAAGGAATGAAGGTATCAAGTGAAATACATCTTGTGATATTTTATTCATACATTCTTTTTATCTTTTTCATTTTCATATTTTAATGTCTATTCAGGAATACTTTCCCTACAGATCGACAAAGGATACATGTCTCCTCATTTTGTCACAAATCAGAACAATTTTTCTGTGGAATTTGAAAATGCTAAAGTCCTGATAACATATCAAAAGATATCATCTGTGAAAGAAATTGTCCCATTGCTAGAAAAGTGTACTCAATTAAGTGTCCCTTTGCTCATTTTTGCTGAAGATATCTCAATCTCAgttcttgaaaccctaattgttaaCAAAAATCAAGGTTTACTTAGGGTTGCTATTGTGAAATGTCCTGGTGTTGGGGAAAGAAAGAAAGCTTTACTTCAAGATATTGCCCTCATGACAGGTAATTCTGtaacaatttaaatatttcatataTTACATTTTGAAGACTTATTTTATGCCACCTTTCTGCTGACATTTATCATGTTAAAATAGGAGCTGATTTTTTATCTGGAGATTTGGGTTTACACAACTGTTGTAGCTGATCCATCCATGAAAGCTGAAATCAAAGCAAGAATTTCACAAATAAAGAAAGATCTTTCTGAAACAGATAGTTCTTATCTTTCCAAAAAGCTCAGTGAACGAATTGCAAAACTCTCTGGTGGTGTTGCCACTATCAAGGTcagtttatttattaattatgacTAAAATACTGTATATATAATGAATTGAAAGAATTTTGGTTATCGGTAGGGGCTCACACTGAGATGGAATTAGAAGACCGAAAGCTAAGAATTGAGGATGCAAAAAATGCCACGTATGTAGCCATGGATGAGGGTATTGTGCCTGGTGGTGGGGCCACTTATATTCATCTTCTTGAGGAAATTCCATCCATTAAAAAGTTAATGGAAGATCCAGATGAAGAAAGTGGTGTCAACATCATAGCATCTGTATGTTTCTGTTTCCTATGTTCTTTCTACattaagtcaaaaagtcaaaaagaaAACTGATATAGCTTACTAGATTAAGTTACTTACTAATCATGTATTACAGGGACCAAAATTAGACATATGCCCAACTGTTCACTCTCCCCTTTTAAATAACTataggaaattagactaatttaaatattttaaaatcatcACAGGCTTATATTTTGTTGTTGACCACCCTTTTTTCAAAATCATCCTGCATTTTCACCTTCAACCTCAATAATTTGTGATAGGTCTGGTTTTATAAAAGGAAGATGCAACATGTTTCATTTATTAAGTGAGGTTttttggcttaacccattaagtgaTTATGCATAGATTAATTAAAAAAGAAAGAGACATATATAGCTATCCatattaagtgcttaactcattaACTCAAAAAGAAACACCACCTCAATCTGGTTTAATGTGGTATCTAGGTATGTTGGAATGCTCTTTGTGAAGAGTAGTGGAAAGCCAATGGAGATGCTGGGAAAGCTAAATGGGCTCACAGGCTTTGCTCCCAATGAAGAAATAAAATTGTTTGAGGTCAGCCTTTTAGTCTATTGTATTACTTataatgctatatatatatatatatatatatatatatatatatatatatatatatatatatatattgtttcctAAATTACCCTTGTCATTCAGGAAATCAAATTCGAACCTAATGTCATGTGTGAACACATTGATAAGAAGCTAACATTTCGAGCTAGTCAGGTAAATTTTcaagttttttcatttttttcatatatttatgACAATTTCTTGATTTAATTTAATCAATACATTTTTGGTTTTATAGCTTGAAGATGGGGAAAATATGGCGATAATAGAAGCTGTGCTTTTCACTTAAGGGCTGTTTACAAGGGCTATATTGATAAGAATGTTTGGGTTGGTCTCAAATCTCTGCCTGTTGTTGTTAAGGTTCTCAACAAGGAGGGTCTTCAAGGCCACAGAGAATGGCTTGTAAGCTCCTCTAGTTCTTTGTCCTTGCAACTAGACTGAAGTTAATTTCCTTGG
This window encodes:
- the LOC111892726 gene encoding LOW QUALITY PROTEIN: chaperonin 60 subunit alpha 2, chloroplastic (The sequence of the model RefSeq protein was modified relative to this genomic sequence to represent the inferred CDS: inserted 3 bases in 2 codons) produces the protein MFLLIKIVCLKELIKVLKKKMIPVSNRDDIKAITSISTGNNEFIGNXIVEAIDKIGHDGIISIESSSSSETFVIVEEGMKIDKGYMSPHFVTNQNNFSVEFENAKVLITYQKISSVKEIVPLLEKCTQLSVPLLIFAEDISISVLETLIVNKNQGLLRVAIVKCPGVGERKKALLQDIALMTGADFLSGDLGLXTTVVADPSMKAEIKARISQIKKDLSETDSSYLSKKLSERIAKLSGGVATIKVSLFINYD